The Lycium ferocissimum isolate CSIRO_LF1 chromosome 1, AGI_CSIRO_Lferr_CH_V1, whole genome shotgun sequence genome includes a region encoding these proteins:
- the LOC132063048 gene encoding uncharacterized protein LOC132063048, translating to MLDLINQSQSIQTAYDKKLEKDKSESLRRLSASVDVTRFLLRLGLSFRGHNESQYSSNRGIFLELLQWYGDINEVVGSIILENAPKNEMMCSPSIQKDIVDYCAKETIKAIIEDLDGNYFGILVHESKDTSHKEQMAIVLRYVSKEGEVVERFVGIIHVSDTSARSLKEAIYSFLSDHSLSPSQIRGQGYDGASNMQGELNGLKTLILNETPSKILHSLFCSPIAVNTCSSCKEEFEYNLIVLFPSIIHVLEFTGRECPNYTDRLVAKSLDGSLDIKYSHRLRVDIFYAVIDLHLQELKNRFDAVSSDLLLGMSSLNPVNSFGNFDKNRIMRLAECYMNEFDSSKLRDLSCQLDSFIVYVRGSDKRFFNLKGISDLAKLLVMSDLHQTWPLVYLLIKLTLILPVATASVERAFSSMKYIKNELRNSIGDEFLIIV from the exons ATGCTTGATTTAATAAATCAATCACAGTCAATTCAAACTGCCTATGACAAGAAACTCGAAAAAGACAAAAGTGAATCGCTACGTCGCTTGAGTGCTTCAGTCGATGTGACAAGGTTTCTCTTGAGACTAGGATTATCATTCCGTGGGCATAATGAGAGTCAATATTCTTCAAATAGAGGtatctttcttgaacttttgcaATGGTATGGAGATATTAATGAAGTTGTTGGAAGCATTATATTAGAAAACGCCCCAAAAAATGAAATGATGTGTTCTCCAAGTATTCAAAAGGATATTGTTGATTATTGTGCTAAAGAAACAATCAAAGCCATCATTGAAGACTTGGATGGGAATTATTTTGGGATACTAGTTCATGAATCAAAGGATACATCACACAAGGAGCAAATGGCAATTGTTCTGAGATATGTTAGCAAAGAAGGCGAAGTAGTAGAGCGATTTGTTGGTATTATTCATGTTAGTGATACATCTGCTCGTTCATTAAAGGAGGCAATCTACTCTTTTCTTTCGGATCACTCATTAAGTCCATCACAAATACGTGGGCAAGGTTATGATGGAGCTAGCAATATGCAGGGAGAGCTAAATGGTCTTAAGACTTTGATTTTGAATGAGACTCCATCAAAGATATTGCATTCATTGTTTTGCTCACCAATTGCAGTTAACACTTGTAGCTCTTGCAAAGAAGAATTCGAAT ATAATCTCATTGTCCTATTTCCATCAATCATTCACGTGCTTGAATTTACTGGACGTGAGTGTCCTAATTATACTGACAGACTTGTTGCTAAAAGTCTT GATGGATCTCTTGATATTAAATATTCTCATCGTTTGCGCGTTGATATTTTTTATGCTGTTATTGATTTACATCTTCAAGAGCTTAAGAATCGTTTCGATGCTGTGAGTAGTGACTTACTTCTCGGTATGTCTAGTTTGAATCCAGTTAATTCATTCGGAAATTTTGATAAGAACAGGATAATGAGGTTGGCCGAATGTTATATGAATGAGTTTGATAGTAGCAAGCTTCGGGATCTCAGTTGTCAGCTTGATAGTTTTATAGTTTATGTTCGTGGTTCTGACAAAAGGTTCTTCAACTTGAAGGGAATTAGTGACCTTGCAAAATTGTTGGTTATGTCCGATTTGCATCAAACCTGGCCActtgtttatttgcttatcaAGTTGACTCTCATTCTTCCCGTTGCTACTGCGTCTGTGGAACGGGCTTTCTCTTCCATGAAGTACATCAAAAATGAGCTTCGTAACAGTATCGGTGATGAATTTTTGATCATTGTTTAG
- the LOC132063057 gene encoding uncharacterized protein LOC132063057 — protein sequence MDKYITRWKIGQPSSSSTRPSVASSVAPEIQREIMDPEIRRETFPSGVNLESFGADPRIRKPVAEYNPNIRDEVRRYYIQKGPCQPEVHDFPKTKFGKEMRQFNANWYKGRRKWLEYNITKDVAYCLCCYLFQNEHDSNGNTSET from the coding sequence ATGGATAAGTATATCACGAGATGGAAAATTGGGCAACCAAGTTCTAGTTCTACTCGTCCATCCGTTGCTTCATCCGTAGCTCCAGAAATTCAAAGGGAAATCATGGATCCAGAAATTCGAAGGGAAACATTTCCTTCGGGTGTTAATTTAGAATCTTTTGGAGCTGATCCGAGAATTAGAAAGCCTGTTGCAGAATATAACCCTAATATACGTGATGAAGTTAGGAGATACTATATTCAAAAAGGGCCTTGCCAACCTGAGGTTCATGATTTTCCTAAAACTAAGTTTGGGAAGGAAATGCGCCAGTTTAATGCTAATTGGTATAAAGGTCGTCGTAAGTGGTTGGAGTACAATATAACAAAAGATGTTGCATATTGTTTGTGTTGCTATTTGTTCCAAAATGAACATGACAGTAATGGAAATACGAGTGAAACTTAA